A genomic segment from Lignipirellula cremea encodes:
- a CDS encoding C1 family peptidase, which yields MNINIPGRGDCLPRSDHCGDLFQVLEDAVPVIDRSEWEDRFQQLPDLALLVRKIKNQGQEGSCASNATVQAYEIVLNQQFGLRQWVEFSAMSLYKRVGRTAGGGSMISDNLQQLSQKGILPLTTDANQRRFPHTHPATGFGRSLPSGWEATARKFRAPEWFDIRSFDGFMSALLLGFPVVYGRAGHAICGVRGERRDGQWRVKYANSWGAQWGDHGFGYDSESFISGAISSYGAFAVRAVAVQSDFLEAA from the coding sequence ATGAATATCAACATTCCGGGCCGCGGCGACTGTTTGCCGCGGAGCGATCATTGCGGCGACCTGTTTCAAGTTCTGGAAGACGCCGTGCCGGTGATCGACCGCAGCGAATGGGAGGACCGCTTCCAGCAGTTGCCGGACCTGGCGCTGCTGGTTCGCAAAATCAAGAACCAGGGGCAGGAAGGTTCTTGCGCCAGCAACGCCACGGTCCAGGCCTATGAGATCGTCCTCAACCAGCAGTTTGGTCTGCGGCAGTGGGTCGAGTTTTCGGCGATGAGCCTTTACAAGCGGGTCGGCCGTACGGCCGGCGGCGGCAGCATGATCAGCGACAACCTGCAGCAGCTGAGCCAAAAGGGCATCTTGCCGCTGACCACCGACGCGAACCAAAGGCGGTTCCCCCATACCCATCCGGCCACCGGTTTCGGCCGTAGTCTGCCCAGCGGATGGGAGGCGACAGCCCGGAAATTCCGGGCGCCGGAATGGTTCGACATTCGCAGCTTCGACGGTTTTATGTCGGCGTTGCTGCTGGGGTTCCCGGTCGTTTACGGCCGGGCTGGCCACGCCATTTGCGGCGTCCGCGGCGAACGTCGCGATGGCCAGTGGCGTGTGAAATACGCGAACAGCTGGGGCGCCCAGTGGGGCGACCACGGTTTTGGTTACGACTCGGAGAGCTTCATCTCCGGGGCCATTTCTTCTTACGGCGCCTTTGCAGTCCGCGCGGTCGCCGTGCAATCTGATTTCCTGGAGGCAGCATGA
- a CDS encoding AAA family ATPase, which yields MATEKKPEREDWTFEELREQADELRNRINRFRQSLGRFFIAKQPLIDLMCVAAVAQEPLLLVGPPGTAKSDLVLKFKDALGVPSEDYFEYMLTRFTEPSEIVGPIDINQLREGRYIRREQGKLPTARLAFLDEIFKSNSAILNILLTIINEKKFYQDGEPQPVRLRVLFAAANEAPEHGELGALKDRFVLKAESLSVQDEHFEQLIDAGLANEVHRSLNQKPWVEGHCSLTDLLKANRYLTFLFSQRRTNADGDEQSDRNVFFPPDVFREFQRVVKTLVREHRIFISDRKLVKLYKLCRARAWITSGGVVTRDDLRLLSYLGESAEEMALLREKVPLLLGDAN from the coding sequence ATGGCGACGGAGAAAAAACCGGAACGCGAAGACTGGACCTTTGAGGAACTGCGCGAGCAGGCCGACGAACTCCGCAACCGGATTAATCGCTTTCGCCAGTCGCTGGGACGGTTCTTCATCGCCAAGCAGCCGCTGATCGATCTGATGTGCGTGGCGGCCGTCGCCCAGGAACCGCTGCTGCTGGTCGGTCCGCCTGGGACGGCCAAGAGCGACCTGGTGCTCAAATTCAAAGACGCTCTCGGCGTGCCGTCGGAAGATTATTTTGAGTACATGCTGACCCGCTTTACCGAGCCGTCCGAGATTGTCGGGCCGATCGATATCAACCAGCTGCGCGAAGGCCGGTACATTCGCCGGGAGCAGGGCAAGCTGCCGACTGCCCGATTGGCGTTTCTCGACGAGATCTTCAAGTCGAACTCGGCCATTTTGAACATCCTGCTCACCATCATCAATGAGAAAAAGTTCTACCAGGATGGCGAGCCGCAGCCGGTTCGTCTGCGGGTGCTGTTCGCCGCCGCTAACGAAGCGCCTGAACACGGCGAATTGGGCGCGCTCAAGGATCGCTTTGTGCTCAAGGCCGAAAGCCTGTCGGTGCAGGATGAGCATTTTGAGCAGCTGATCGACGCCGGCCTGGCGAACGAAGTGCATCGCAGCCTGAACCAGAAGCCCTGGGTCGAAGGCCACTGCAGCCTGACCGACCTGCTCAAGGCGAACCGCTATCTGACCTTCCTGTTTTCGCAACGGCGAACGAACGCCGACGGCGACGAACAGAGCGACCGGAACGTGTTCTTTCCGCCGGACGTGTTCCGCGAGTTCCAGCGGGTGGTGAAAACGCTCGTCCGCGAACATCGCATTTTTATCAGCGACCGGAAGCTGGTCAAACTCTACAAGCTGTGCCGCGCCCGGGCCTGGATCACCTCGGGCGGCGTCGTCACCCGCGACGACCTGCGGCTGCTCTCTTACCTGGGCGAATCGGCGGAAGAGATGGCCCTGCTCCGCGAAAAGGTCCCGCTCCTGCTGGGCGACGCCAACTAG
- a CDS encoding MOSC domain-containing protein produces the protein MTRHRTLAELEDGLTDIRQSPADNGVLRAIVIRPAVDERLSLPQVELSPQAGAHGDHWALGCWKSLPDGSPHPNVQIALMNARCIALIAQTEERWPLAGDNLFVDLDLSDANLPCGQQLAIGSALLEITAEPHDGCSKFARRFGPDAVRFINSPLGKQLHLRGVYARIVQPGVVSVGDTIEKRS, from the coding sequence ATGACGCGCCACCGCACTCTCGCCGAACTGGAAGACGGCCTGACCGACATTCGCCAGTCGCCTGCTGACAACGGCGTGCTGCGCGCGATCGTGATTCGTCCCGCGGTCGACGAACGCCTCTCCCTGCCGCAAGTCGAGCTAAGCCCGCAGGCCGGCGCTCATGGCGACCACTGGGCGCTCGGCTGCTGGAAATCGCTACCCGACGGCAGTCCCCATCCCAATGTGCAAATCGCACTGATGAACGCCCGCTGCATCGCTCTCATCGCCCAGACCGAAGAACGCTGGCCGCTGGCGGGCGACAACCTGTTTGTCGACCTGGATCTGTCCGACGCCAACCTGCCCTGCGGGCAGCAACTGGCGATCGGCTCGGCCCTGCTGGAGATCACGGCCGAACCGCACGACGGATGCAGCAAGTTCGCCCGACGTTTTGGCCCCGACGCGGTGCGGTTCATCAACTCGCCGCTGGGAAAACAGCTGCATCTCCGCGGCGTCTACGCCCGCATCGTGCAGCCCGGGGTTGTGAGCGTTGGCGACACGATCGAGAAGCGGTCGTAG
- a CDS encoding cold-shock protein: MPQGKIKRLVSDRGFGFIEGDRGDDLFFHHSEVQGATIEELREGQLVEYEVGRGQKGPCAQSVRVAVQTS, translated from the coding sequence ATGCCACAAGGTAAAATCAAAAGGTTGGTTTCGGATCGCGGTTTTGGCTTCATCGAAGGAGATCGGGGCGACGACCTGTTCTTCCATCACTCCGAAGTCCAGGGTGCGACCATCGAAGAACTCCGCGAAGGTCAACTCGTGGAATACGAAGTGGGCCGCGGCCAGAAAGGCCCCTGCGCCCAGTCCGTCCGAGTCGCCGTGCAAACGTCGTAA
- a CDS encoding YceH family protein has translation MTDPSSPADDGPQVNWRPLSSRERRVLGVLVEKAKTTPDAYPLTLNALTNGCNQKSNRSPQMELSPEEVEDTLDSLRAVGAVAEIQGAGRVAKFRHHLYEWLGIERLEVAVITELLLRGEQSVGDLRARASRMEKIASLAELQTVLDSLKQKNLLLELSSEGRGQYVTHNLYKQRELDELKSRFEAFLATEARTASEGPSRSSSSSSSSTSKELEALRSEVAELRTLVAELQTTVNNLAAQLE, from the coding sequence ATGACGGATCCCTCTTCTCCCGCCGACGACGGCCCGCAAGTCAACTGGCGCCCGCTTTCTTCCCGCGAGCGTCGCGTGCTGGGCGTGCTGGTGGAAAAAGCAAAAACCACGCCCGATGCGTATCCGCTGACTCTCAACGCCTTGACCAACGGCTGTAACCAGAAGAGCAACCGCTCGCCGCAAATGGAGCTGTCGCCGGAAGAGGTTGAAGACACGCTCGACAGCCTCCGCGCCGTCGGCGCCGTGGCCGAGATCCAGGGGGCCGGACGGGTCGCCAAGTTTCGCCACCACCTGTACGAGTGGCTGGGCATCGAGCGGCTGGAAGTCGCCGTGATTACCGAGCTGCTGCTCCGTGGCGAACAATCGGTCGGCGACCTGCGGGCCCGTGCTTCGCGCATGGAGAAGATCGCCAGCCTGGCCGAGCTGCAGACGGTGCTGGATTCGCTCAAGCAGAAGAACCTGCTACTGGAACTGTCGTCGGAAGGACGCGGCCAGTACGTGACGCATAACCTTTACAAGCAGCGCGAACTGGACGAGCTGAAGTCCCGCTTCGAGGCGTTCCTCGCCACCGAAGCACGCACCGCCAGCGAAGGGCCGTCCCGCTCCTCTTCCTCCTCTTCCAGTTCCACCAGCAAAGAGCTGGAAGCACTGCGCAGCGAAGTGGCGGAACTTCGCACGCTGGTCGCCGAACTGCAGACGACCGTCAACAATCTGGCCGCCCAGCTGGAGTAG
- a CDS encoding BBP7 family outer membrane beta-barrel protein codes for MRIRFAFTFLLAAIASSSASAQYGSPAAVNSRPWPAQTSSPYGPAARPLQSSSNHWQPPSQSVTYPDAATYPDAATYPDAASYPAPQTAAGDRWGRQAAAPTMTSPSTLGAPPKPVGYSSYAPPTATRGMSNYGAPPVPAPRHTAQTWQAYEAPTYAAPSNAPSVYAARTAPARPLPAWGTAPYRPGYANADDSSVMLAPPEAYHSAPSASDLPAPADTWNATPRSNSWAGDNCSNYAGAWQSGDGSPGATEYGSAIYGSGSCQPVESVPMLAGASGRSGWFGSVAGLIMGRDQENLYFFSYDDTNESIQLLNTNEAHMDFSGGVEARFGYYTDCGQSAFEAVYWGIFPQQQEAVLLGSSLPGNLNGILNFNQLDYNGATADNWVDNAFAHRVRREFAFHNVEANVLGIHDLYCCNQMTFRWRTGARFFHFNEKLEFGADNTDATFNGAANELYYRVQTTNDLLGWQFGGDLEYRPCACLGFKFGAMTGVFANYVQHSSWIGGSAGTAVVNNGPNNGLAFQADNSTTDLAMLGELTASFEYSVSCNWRIFGGYRVLGLSRVALPTNQIYPDLRGVNDLAWIDTNGNLILHGGFAGVEYNF; via the coding sequence ATGCGCATCAGGTTTGCATTTACATTCTTGCTGGCGGCAATCGCCAGTTCCAGTGCATCGGCCCAGTATGGATCGCCGGCGGCCGTGAATTCCCGGCCCTGGCCCGCGCAGACCAGCAGCCCCTACGGTCCGGCTGCCCGACCTCTGCAGTCGTCGTCCAATCACTGGCAACCTCCGTCCCAGTCAGTGACCTATCCTGACGCTGCGACCTATCCTGACGCTGCGACCTATCCTGACGCTGCAAGTTACCCGGCGCCGCAGACGGCCGCCGGGGATCGCTGGGGCAGGCAGGCCGCAGCCCCGACGATGACGAGTCCGTCCACACTGGGGGCTCCGCCCAAGCCGGTCGGGTATTCGTCGTACGCCCCGCCAACCGCCACGCGCGGCATGTCAAACTATGGCGCCCCGCCGGTTCCTGCGCCCCGTCATACGGCCCAAACCTGGCAGGCCTACGAGGCTCCGACCTATGCGGCGCCCAGCAATGCACCATCGGTGTACGCGGCCCGAACGGCGCCTGCCCGACCCTTGCCTGCCTGGGGAACGGCCCCGTATCGGCCGGGCTACGCCAATGCCGACGATTCAAGCGTAATGCTGGCGCCGCCGGAGGCCTATCACTCGGCCCCTTCGGCCAGCGACCTGCCGGCCCCGGCCGACACTTGGAATGCGACCCCCAGAAGTAACTCGTGGGCGGGCGACAACTGCAGCAACTACGCGGGCGCCTGGCAATCGGGCGACGGTTCCCCGGGCGCGACGGAATACGGCTCCGCCATTTACGGATCGGGCTCCTGCCAGCCGGTCGAGAGCGTACCGATGCTGGCCGGCGCCTCCGGCCGCAGCGGCTGGTTCGGTTCGGTCGCCGGTTTGATCATGGGCCGCGACCAGGAGAACCTCTATTTCTTCAGCTACGACGACACGAACGAGTCGATCCAGCTGCTGAACACCAACGAAGCCCACATGGACTTCAGCGGCGGCGTGGAAGCCCGTTTTGGCTATTACACGGATTGCGGCCAGAGTGCGTTCGAAGCCGTCTACTGGGGCATTTTCCCGCAGCAGCAGGAAGCAGTGCTGCTCGGGTCCAGCTTGCCGGGCAACCTGAACGGCATTTTGAATTTCAACCAGCTCGACTACAACGGCGCCACGGCCGACAACTGGGTCGACAACGCCTTTGCCCATCGCGTGCGGCGCGAGTTTGCCTTTCATAATGTGGAAGCGAACGTGCTGGGCATCCACGACCTGTACTGTTGCAACCAGATGACGTTCCGCTGGCGAACCGGCGCCCGCTTCTTCCATTTCAATGAGAAACTGGAATTCGGAGCCGACAACACCGACGCCACTTTCAACGGCGCCGCGAACGAACTGTACTACCGCGTGCAAACGACGAACGACCTGCTGGGCTGGCAATTCGGCGGCGACCTGGAGTATCGCCCTTGCGCCTGCCTGGGCTTCAAGTTTGGCGCCATGACGGGCGTGTTCGCCAACTACGTGCAGCACAGTTCCTGGATTGGCGGATCGGCCGGAACCGCGGTCGTGAACAACGGCCCCAACAACGGTCTGGCGTTCCAGGCGGACAACAGCACCACCGACCTTGCCATGCTGGGCGAACTCACCGCCAGCTTCGAGTACTCCGTGAGCTGCAACTGGCGGATCTTCGGCGGTTACCGCGTGCTGGGCCTCAGCCGCGTCGCCTTGCCGACCAACCAGATCTATCCCGACCTCCGCGGCGTGAACGACCTGGCCTGGATCGACACCAACGGCAACCTGATTCTGCACGGCGGATTCGCCGGCGTGGAATACAACTTCTAA
- a CDS encoding MBL fold metallo-hydrolase yields the protein MPRFREVAPDVFQWTDTCHTYVLRDGDAGLLIDLGDGSVLDHLDEIGVKKVEWVLFTHHHREQCQGGARLAATGAKTACSALEKPLFEKPLDYRRMRPTLSDAHSVYGASYVRPPREPIAIDQTFERMDDFVWRGRQIWVIETQGNSPGHTAYLLPTDDGWIAFTGDLMVDGARMHTWFDTEWDYGFAKGLFALGNSAAQIAGYDPAVLLPSHGPVVKNAREQLQAYTTKIRRLTDLYVRGYDVKGFGGCDQDNVSRPTLVPHVWQVTPHLYKFRGPNCWTNFGMLLGDDGHALLVDCGLFKVDFLDTAIERMQRQLGLKQIDAVFITHMHGDHGLDAAHIRQKYGAQLWTMEGVADKFERPWDHDLAALLPFYRDPGKQQGPLLFDRILKNGETVEWNGYSLTCDWMPGQTKYHACLHGMIDEKKVAFTGDNICGAVDDPQQGGNEAVVARNGGALEEGYLYAAEYLHGLAPDLILGGHCWAMENPAPLIERYRERMLALREAFQSLSTADDYRYMFDPYQVAVAPYRVIVPPGGETTCQLQIRNYRRREQSHRIQLESSPGLSFDPPLVVGKSQQEETVTVPITIRAAANAKPGLAMATLDITRDGQRLGQMFDFLIYVGEPPADQPPAAPAGKTTSGY from the coding sequence ATGCCGCGTTTTCGCGAAGTTGCTCCCGACGTTTTCCAGTGGACCGACACTTGCCACACGTATGTGCTGCGCGACGGCGACGCCGGCCTGTTGATCGACCTGGGCGACGGCTCCGTGCTGGATCATCTAGACGAGATCGGCGTGAAGAAAGTCGAATGGGTGCTGTTCACGCATCACCACCGGGAACAATGCCAGGGCGGGGCCAGGCTGGCGGCGACCGGCGCGAAGACGGCCTGCTCGGCGCTGGAGAAACCGCTGTTTGAGAAGCCTCTCGACTATCGGCGGATGCGGCCCACCTTGAGTGATGCGCACAGCGTATATGGGGCCAGCTACGTTCGTCCGCCGCGGGAGCCGATTGCGATCGACCAGACGTTTGAACGGATGGACGATTTTGTCTGGCGGGGGCGCCAGATCTGGGTCATTGAAACGCAAGGCAACTCACCCGGCCATACGGCCTATCTGCTGCCGACCGACGATGGCTGGATCGCCTTTACGGGCGACCTGATGGTCGACGGCGCCCGGATGCATACGTGGTTTGATACCGAATGGGATTACGGCTTTGCGAAAGGGCTGTTCGCGCTGGGCAACAGCGCGGCGCAAATCGCCGGTTACGATCCGGCCGTGTTGCTGCCGTCGCATGGACCGGTGGTGAAGAATGCGCGGGAGCAGCTGCAGGCGTACACGACCAAAATCCGGCGTCTGACCGATCTGTATGTGCGAGGGTACGACGTCAAAGGGTTTGGCGGCTGCGACCAGGACAACGTCAGTCGGCCGACGCTGGTGCCGCATGTGTGGCAGGTGACGCCGCATCTGTACAAATTCCGCGGGCCCAACTGCTGGACGAATTTTGGCATGCTGCTGGGGGACGACGGGCATGCCTTGCTGGTCGACTGCGGCCTGTTCAAGGTGGACTTTCTGGATACGGCGATTGAGCGGATGCAGCGGCAGCTGGGGCTCAAGCAGATCGACGCGGTGTTCATCACCCACATGCATGGCGACCACGGACTGGATGCGGCCCATATCCGGCAGAAGTACGGCGCCCAGCTGTGGACCATGGAAGGCGTCGCCGACAAGTTCGAGCGTCCGTGGGATCACGATCTGGCGGCGCTGCTGCCGTTCTATCGCGACCCAGGCAAGCAGCAAGGGCCGCTGCTGTTTGACCGCATTCTGAAAAACGGCGAAACGGTCGAATGGAACGGCTACAGCCTGACTTGCGACTGGATGCCGGGCCAGACGAAATACCACGCCTGCCTGCATGGGATGATCGATGAAAAGAAGGTGGCCTTCACCGGCGACAACATTTGCGGCGCCGTCGATGACCCGCAGCAGGGCGGCAACGAAGCGGTCGTCGCCCGCAATGGCGGCGCGCTCGAGGAAGGCTATCTGTATGCGGCCGAGTACCTGCATGGCCTGGCGCCCGACCTGATCCTGGGCGGGCACTGCTGGGCGATGGAGAACCCGGCCCCGCTGATCGAGCGTTACCGCGAGCGAATGCTGGCCCTGCGCGAAGCGTTCCAGTCGCTCAGCACGGCCGACGACTATCGTTATATGTTCGACCCGTACCAGGTCGCCGTCGCGCCGTACCGGGTGATTGTTCCGCCCGGCGGGGAAACGACGTGCCAGCTGCAGATCCGCAATTATCGGAGGCGGGAGCAGAGCCACCGGATCCAACTGGAGTCGTCGCCAGGCCTGTCCTTCGATCCGCCGCTGGTGGTCGGCAAGTCGCAGCAGGAAGAGACGGTAACGGTACCGATCACGATCCGTGCGGCCGCGAATGCGAAGCCCGGTCTGGCGATGGCGACGCTCGACATCACGCGGGACGGCCAGCGGTTGGGACAGATGTTCGACTTTTTAATCTACGTCGGCGAACCGCCCGCTGACCAGCCGCCCGCCGCCCCGGCAGGGAAAACGACGTCCGGGTATTAA
- a CDS encoding tetratricopeptide repeat protein: MTGSVTAGELEDLIAKANQGDPAAQYDLGRRFADGNGVEKDLAAALAWYQKAAARGRVKAEVQLGSFHAHGFATPVNWEESIRWYRQAAGQGDTTAQHNLGLDYAHGHGVEKDPAEAARWFRLAADQGHARAQFNLGELYEAGRGVPQDLAEAHLLYTLAGQHPDQEHLFGAVKAAEVIASRERTSQQLSEADRAAAPQRVAASLARIAVHPRRFGSPGQTGKSRGWFVWQKWNPETWEADVTTDPPGETFHVRVLPWATTYRHLNYGARFDEILPGEKMNMFFDADENHRRGYVVHFQDEIGQMHGHGHFWKVLSAADDGHFTAQVFAGEKPLTERVQAFEVAADCVKWQDGKQVNDFRLQPGDQVYMTWVYDDERAVVRLLTDAASLPVLKEREAARLAQEVAAEGMSGQLESLTGAEAHLLLYSTYWSQGRQLRPGDPVQMTGTGPGYHPQGRRIRATVVSQKNRGQYGSGVNDVRLQLDDPADADLLREQFGSVLRLIPSAKP; encoded by the coding sequence GTGACAGGATCTGTCACCGCGGGCGAGCTGGAGGACCTGATCGCCAAAGCGAACCAGGGCGATCCGGCGGCGCAGTACGACCTGGGCCGTCGCTTTGCCGACGGGAACGGGGTCGAGAAAGATCTTGCCGCCGCCCTGGCCTGGTATCAGAAAGCGGCAGCGCGGGGGCGCGTCAAGGCGGAAGTGCAGCTGGGCTCGTTCCATGCGCATGGCTTTGCGACGCCTGTTAACTGGGAGGAGTCGATCCGCTGGTACCGGCAGGCGGCCGGCCAGGGGGATACGACCGCCCAGCACAACCTGGGGCTGGACTACGCGCACGGACATGGCGTGGAGAAGGATCCGGCCGAAGCGGCCCGCTGGTTCCGCCTGGCGGCGGATCAGGGACACGCCCGGGCGCAGTTCAATCTGGGCGAGCTGTACGAAGCCGGCCGCGGCGTACCGCAGGATCTGGCGGAAGCGCATCTGCTGTATACGCTGGCGGGGCAGCATCCTGACCAGGAGCATCTGTTTGGCGCCGTCAAGGCGGCCGAAGTCATCGCCAGCCGGGAACGGACGAGCCAGCAGTTGAGCGAGGCCGACAGAGCCGCCGCCCCGCAGCGGGTCGCCGCGTCGCTGGCCCGGATCGCCGTCCATCCGCGCAGGTTTGGTTCGCCTGGCCAGACGGGCAAGTCGCGGGGCTGGTTCGTCTGGCAGAAGTGGAATCCGGAAACCTGGGAGGCCGACGTCACGACCGATCCGCCCGGCGAAACGTTCCACGTGCGGGTCCTGCCCTGGGCGACGACCTACCGGCATTTGAATTATGGCGCGCGGTTCGATGAGATCCTGCCCGGCGAGAAGATGAACATGTTTTTCGACGCCGACGAGAACCATCGTCGCGGCTATGTCGTCCACTTCCAGGATGAAATCGGCCAGATGCACGGGCACGGCCATTTCTGGAAGGTGCTCTCCGCGGCCGACGACGGCCATTTCACCGCCCAGGTCTTCGCCGGCGAGAAACCGCTGACCGAGCGCGTCCAGGCGTTTGAAGTCGCCGCCGACTGCGTGAAGTGGCAGGACGGAAAGCAGGTCAACGACTTCCGCCTGCAGCCGGGCGATCAGGTCTACATGACCTGGGTGTACGACGACGAACGCGCCGTGGTTCGGCTGCTGACCGACGCCGCGAGCCTGCCAGTTCTGAAAGAGCGGGAAGCGGCCCGGCTGGCGCAGGAAGTCGCGGCCGAAGGGATGTCGGGCCAGCTGGAATCGCTCACCGGGGCGGAAGCCCATTTGCTGCTGTACTCCACGTACTGGTCGCAGGGCCGGCAACTGCGGCCGGGCGATCCGGTGCAGATGACGGGCACAGGGCCCGGCTATCATCCCCAAGGAAGGCGGATCCGCGCGACGGTCGTCTCGCAGAAGAACCGCGGCCAGTATGGCTCCGGCGTGAATGACGTCCGGCTGCAGCTCGACGACCCGGCTGACGCGGATCTGCTGCGGGAACAGTTCGGCAGCGTGCTGCGCCTGATCCCTTCCGCCAAACCGTAA
- a CDS encoding HEAT repeat domain-containing protein, with amino-acid sequence MQPVSPLALLADELAAETAFEVHQRRRWKERLASVATADNAQLTALLDRLLALPPWTNEAPAALLQKALEALARQRDKRNRESAPLDNRLREQVAQLYAYWRAQPALRESLLSLLAHARTSEDLRLLAELVVEDPPETTLGPAQAFAPLVQHRDYRLDDLFPRLLDGLSQPTVAVPILDLANFSARERGASPHPAAEKKELLMSLLGAIASRLAVLEERLTAPQDSLETTIQQVADGVSLGVGLCDALGLIGDQQAIGKLYQTLDLRHRRLQCEAAAALVRLGDDTGRVRLAALAAEPAARLRVLAYADELQMADQIDPQYATPAAIAEAELAIALAEPTLLGAPPTSLELVDQREQYWPGFEEALDCFLFRFHYDLGAARYTNIGISGPLAFAVGADLGELSYEDIYALFAGWQAEHADMYEIPADKVSDRRLLETLTRRLLEAGCEEIRPEFLGMFFGEPVLAAHASREGTPGIAVIDQEKLDWRPLSAGPRPLGPREVYSIYKGRKLLQSFNG; translated from the coding sequence ATGCAACCTGTATCCCCTTTGGCCCTGCTGGCCGATGAACTGGCGGCTGAGACGGCTTTCGAGGTCCACCAGCGACGCCGCTGGAAAGAACGCCTGGCGTCGGTAGCGACGGCTGATAATGCACAGCTGACCGCGCTGCTGGACCGTCTGCTGGCCCTGCCTCCCTGGACAAACGAGGCGCCCGCCGCGTTGCTGCAAAAGGCGCTCGAAGCGCTCGCTCGCCAGCGCGACAAACGGAACCGGGAGTCTGCCCCGCTGGACAATCGCCTGCGCGAGCAGGTCGCCCAGCTGTACGCTTACTGGAGGGCGCAGCCAGCCCTGCGGGAGTCGCTGCTCAGTCTGCTGGCCCACGCCCGGACCAGCGAGGATCTGCGTCTTTTGGCGGAGCTGGTGGTCGAGGATCCGCCGGAAACCACGCTGGGGCCGGCCCAGGCATTCGCTCCGCTGGTGCAGCACCGGGACTATCGACTGGACGATCTTTTCCCGCGGCTGCTGGACGGCCTGTCGCAGCCGACGGTCGCCGTGCCGATCCTGGATCTGGCCAACTTCTCGGCGCGGGAACGGGGCGCCTCGCCGCATCCGGCGGCGGAGAAAAAAGAGCTGCTGATGTCGCTACTGGGGGCGATCGCTTCCCGGCTGGCCGTTCTCGAAGAACGCCTGACCGCGCCGCAGGACTCCCTGGAGACGACCATCCAGCAAGTGGCCGACGGCGTTTCCCTGGGCGTCGGCCTGTGCGACGCGCTCGGGCTGATCGGCGATCAGCAAGCGATCGGCAAGCTGTACCAGACGCTCGACCTGCGCCATCGACGCCTGCAGTGCGAAGCGGCCGCGGCGCTCGTGCGTCTGGGCGATGATACGGGACGCGTGCGGCTGGCGGCGTTGGCGGCGGAACCGGCTGCCCGGTTACGGGTGCTGGCCTACGCGGACGAGCTGCAGATGGCTGATCAGATCGACCCGCAATACGCCACGCCGGCCGCCATTGCGGAAGCCGAACTGGCGATCGCCCTGGCCGAGCCGACCCTGCTCGGCGCGCCGCCGACCAGCCTGGAGCTGGTCGATCAGCGCGAACAGTACTGGCCCGGCTTTGAAGAGGCGCTCGACTGTTTCTTGTTCCGCTTCCACTACGACCTGGGCGCCGCCCGCTATACGAACATTGGCATTTCCGGTCCGCTGGCCTTTGCCGTGGGGGCCGACCTGGGCGAACTGTCTTACGAAGACATCTACGCCCTGTTTGCCGGCTGGCAGGCGGAACACGCCGACATGTACGAGATCCCGGCCGACAAGGTCAGCGACCGCCGACTGCTGGAAACGCTGACCCGTCGCCTGCTGGAAGCCGGCTGCGAAGAGATCCGCCCCGAGTTTCTCGGCATGTTCTTCGGCGAGCCCGTACTGGCCGCGCACGCCAGCCGCGAAGGAACGCCCGGCATCGCCGTGATCGACCAGGAGAAGCTCGACTGGCGTCCTTTGTCCGCCGGCCCCCGTCCGCTGGGACCGCGTGAAGTCTACTCGATCTACAAAGGCCGAAAACTGCTGCAGTCATTTAACGGCTAA